The following coding sequences are from one Bacillus solimangrovi window:
- a CDS encoding ammonium transporter, giving the protein MKKKIFSLSLVSFIFSTTAYAAEATPTVESVISAMDMMWIMIAAFLVFFMHAGFAMVETGFTRSKNALNILMKNMMTISIASILYFVVGYGLMFGNSTGGLIGTNGFLLKGHEDQVGFFAFQAMFAATCATIISGAVAERIKLSSYLLLTVLMTGLIYPVVGHWVWGGGWLAQMGFTDFAGSTVVHLTGALGAIVAVSFLGGRIGKYSNGKVNVIPGHNIPLGALGVFILWFGWFGFNAGSTLAADTSLVPHVVTTTLLAASAGVIGSALYSQFKYKRIDASLTLNGALGGLVGITAGCANVSFIGAGIIGLLAGIILVEAVAFIDQKLKLDDPVGAIAVHGICGIWGTVAVGLFAIEGGLFYGGGISLVSVQLIGVVAVILWTVASVSISLFILTRFTSIRVSREEEISGLDFAEHGSSAYESTKSIFNENMGESNGTFGVDLIKRLDGITPNKAKTKTS; this is encoded by the coding sequence TTGAAGAAAAAGATATTTAGCCTCTCGTTAGTCAGCTTTATCTTTAGCACAACTGCTTACGCTGCTGAAGCTACACCTACAGTTGAATCGGTAATTAGTGCAATGGATATGATGTGGATTATGATTGCCGCATTCTTAGTTTTTTTCATGCATGCAGGTTTTGCAATGGTAGAGACTGGATTCACCCGTTCCAAAAATGCTCTTAACATTCTAATGAAAAATATGATGACGATCTCTATTGCATCTATTCTTTACTTCGTCGTTGGTTATGGTTTAATGTTCGGAAATTCAACAGGTGGATTGATAGGGACAAATGGATTTCTTTTAAAAGGACATGAAGATCAAGTTGGGTTCTTTGCTTTCCAAGCAATGTTTGCCGCTACTTGTGCGACTATCATTTCTGGAGCAGTAGCTGAACGCATCAAATTATCTTCCTACTTATTATTGACCGTTCTCATGACAGGTCTCATCTATCCCGTTGTCGGTCATTGGGTTTGGGGTGGAGGATGGCTTGCTCAAATGGGATTCACTGATTTTGCAGGTTCAACTGTTGTTCATTTAACTGGTGCTTTAGGTGCAATTGTTGCTGTTTCATTCCTTGGAGGGCGGATAGGCAAATATTCAAACGGTAAAGTTAATGTCATTCCAGGTCACAATATCCCTCTTGGAGCATTAGGTGTGTTTATTTTATGGTTCGGATGGTTTGGTTTTAATGCAGGAAGTACACTTGCTGCAGATACATCACTCGTACCTCATGTTGTCACTACAACATTACTCGCAGCAAGTGCTGGTGTGATTGGAAGTGCGTTATATTCTCAATTTAAATACAAACGAATTGATGCCTCACTTACTTTAAACGGCGCTTTAGGTGGGTTAGTAGGAATTACGGCTGGCTGTGCAAACGTTTCGTTTATCGGAGCAGGTATAATTGGTCTTCTTGCAGGTATTATTCTTGTTGAAGCTGTTGCATTTATCGATCAAAAATTAAAGCTAGATGATCCAGTAGGAGCGATTGCTGTTCATGGAATTTGTGGAATTTGGGGCACGGTAGCAGTTGGTCTATTCGCAATTGAAGGCGGACTATTTTACGGTGGAGGCATAAGTCTTGTCTCTGTTCAACTCATTGGTGTAGTTGCTGTTATCCTTTGGACTGTCGCATCAGTTTCAATTTCGTTATTCATTTTAACACGGTTCACTTCAATCCGTGTATCACGTGAAGAAGAAATCTCTGGTCTTGATTTCGCTGAACATGGTTCATCTGCATATGAATCAACAAAGAGTATTTTCAATGAGAATATGGGAGAAAGTAACGGTACTTTCGGAGTTGACTTAATTAAACGACTCGACGGTATCACTCCTAACAAAGCAAAAACAAAAACTAGTTAA
- a CDS encoding MFS transporter, with the protein MNQYLFLYGKGFSDFASRINFIASTSFLIANTNSSIWLAVYFLSRQIGAILSSVIISVLPISFSNKRLMIIGDLLCGITMIVLCIYPSPVTVIVSAGLIGAMYPIFQVSFQAILPDLFGKHALVSINSLLMKITSVISIIGFLVGGIIAYKFGYRMVLLFDGITYFVSLLTILKLKEKETNDRQELRTTPFVNENKSLKKLFSEQPLLRHLIIGSGVYAFAVSGYNFGLPLLSTEFAEYHSIANGLMWSSVAVGTLLGAIYFKCNTSLPNRVLPLVGFVYSVLMILPFLNDNLIFVVFILILVGFIESGFQISHATLVQSTHSIYLNRVLGINEVFVRIGFFCGFLIFPLLEQKLPLYMVILMMNLGLFFVSYQFWRYRRDVSFTS; encoded by the coding sequence ATGAATCAATATTTATTTCTGTATGGAAAAGGATTTTCAGATTTTGCTAGTCGTATAAATTTTATTGCGTCTACATCATTTTTGATTGCAAATACAAATAGTAGTATATGGCTTGCAGTATATTTTCTAAGTAGACAGATTGGGGCTATCTTATCAAGTGTCATCATAAGTGTGTTGCCGATTTCTTTTAGTAACAAGCGTTTAATGATTATTGGTGATTTGTTATGTGGGATAACAATGATTGTACTATGTATATATCCATCTCCAGTGACAGTTATAGTAAGTGCAGGCTTAATTGGAGCAATGTATCCTATATTTCAAGTAAGCTTCCAAGCGATACTACCTGATTTGTTTGGAAAGCATGCGCTTGTGTCAATAAACTCGTTACTCATGAAGATAACTTCTGTTATTAGTATAATTGGTTTTCTTGTTGGTGGTATAATTGCATATAAATTCGGCTATCGAATGGTCTTGTTATTTGATGGAATTACCTATTTTGTCTCACTACTTACAATTTTAAAACTTAAAGAAAAAGAGACGAATGACCGACAAGAGCTAAGAACGACACCGTTTGTTAATGAAAACAAATCGTTGAAGAAATTGTTCAGTGAACAGCCGTTATTACGTCATCTTATTATTGGAAGTGGTGTTTATGCGTTTGCCGTTTCGGGATACAATTTTGGACTTCCGTTACTTTCTACAGAATTTGCGGAATATCATTCAATTGCAAATGGGCTGATGTGGTCATCTGTTGCTGTCGGAACATTGTTAGGAGCAATTTATTTCAAATGTAACACATCCTTACCAAACCGTGTGCTTCCGTTAGTAGGGTTTGTATATAGTGTTTTGATGATACTGCCTTTTTTGAACGATAATCTTATATTTGTTGTGTTCATTTTAATACTAGTTGGTTTTATAGAATCAGGTTTTCAAATTTCTCATGCAACGTTAGTGCAGAGTACACATTCAATATATCTTAATCGTGTGCTAGGAATAAATGAGGTTTTCGTACGTATAGGCTTTTTTTGTGGTTTTCTAATTTTTCCGCTTCTAGAACAAAAGTTACCATTATATATGGTTATTTTAATGATGAACTTAGGGTTGTTTTTCGTATCATATCAGTTTTGGAGATATAGACGTGACGTCTCATTTACTTCTTAA